One window of the Labilibaculum sp. genome contains the following:
- the dapA gene encoding 4-hydroxy-tetrahydrodipicolinate synthase yields MRKAWQGSIVAIVTPFNIDGSIDYTAFDSLIDFHLKNETDGIVVCGTTGEAATLTKKEYAELIKYTVEKVNKQIPVIAGSGTNSTSEAIENSCLAESLGVDAILVVSPYYNKPTRNGLKDYFSQISKAVTVPIILYNVPGRTAGNIPADLVVELAVEFENIVGIKEASGNLEQMACILKDKPSDFMVFSGDDALAFQAVCMGADGVISVVANLIPKEFHNLMAAASKGDLTKSKEIYFKYLRLIQLCFIESNPIPVKTGLAIMDKLSEEFRSPMSRMMDENRILLVNEMTKLKMV; encoded by the coding sequence ATGAGAAAAGCTTGGCAAGGATCTATTGTTGCTATTGTAACACCTTTTAATATTGATGGCAGTATTGATTATACTGCATTTGATAGTTTGATTGATTTTCATTTGAAAAATGAAACTGACGGAATTGTAGTTTGCGGAACCACTGGGGAAGCTGCTACGCTTACTAAAAAGGAGTATGCGGAATTAATTAAATATACAGTTGAAAAGGTAAACAAACAAATTCCAGTGATAGCCGGTTCCGGGACAAATTCAACATCAGAAGCAATTGAAAATTCCTGCCTGGCTGAATCTCTTGGTGTTGATGCAATTTTGGTTGTTTCGCCTTATTACAACAAACCAACAAGAAATGGTTTAAAAGATTATTTTTCTCAAATTTCCAAGGCAGTTACAGTTCCAATTATTCTGTATAATGTTCCTGGAAGAACTGCTGGCAACATTCCTGCTGATTTGGTTGTAGAATTAGCAGTGGAATTTGAGAATATTGTGGGTATCAAAGAGGCATCTGGGAACTTAGAGCAAATGGCCTGTATTTTGAAAGATAAACCATCTGATTTTATGGTCTTTTCTGGAGATGATGCTTTGGCTTTTCAAGCTGTTTGCATGGGAGCAGATGGTGTTATTTCAGTTGTTGCCAATTTAATCCCTAAGGAGTTTCATAATTTAATGGCGGCAGCCTCTAAAGGCGATTTGACTAAATCGAAAGAAATTTATTTTAAATATCTGAGATTAATTCAATTGTGTTTTATCGAGTCGAATCCAATACCTGTAAAAACAGGTTTGGCAATAATGGATAAGTTAAGCGAAGAGTTTAGATCACCTATGTCCAGAATGATGGACGAAAACAGAATTTTATTAGTAAATGAAATGACCAAACTGAAAATGGTTTAA